A window from Danio aesculapii chromosome 6, fDanAes4.1, whole genome shotgun sequence encodes these proteins:
- the ccr7 gene encoding C-C chemokine receptor type 7: MHAYTVFCPVLLIWSCHIKKSWSNMTESQMGEKATTEYDYSTEPDYGLYEQSCNKTNNRTFRAWFLPTIYTIICLLALMGNFLVILTYLYFKRLKTMTDVYLFNLAMADLLFAISLPFWAASFMSTWHLGLYPCKAMFTIYKVSFFSGMFLLTCISIDRYFSITKAVSAHRCRSSAVYYGQVSSLVTWVMAVVFSVPDIVFAEINSRGTCSANVNYQDYHVKMVISQMVLGFIIPAVVMGFCYFCIIKTLMQAKNFERNKAFKVIIAVVVVFVFSQLPYNVVMGISAQQTTDCAKDNIRLFAMDVTMAVAFLRCCVNPFLYAFIGVKFRNDLLKLLKDLGCLRTSHLMYTHCGRRRSSVGLDTETTTTFSP, translated from the exons ATGCACGCGTATACCG TGTTTTGTCCTGTGTTGCTGATATGGTCATGCCACATAAag AAAAGTTGGTCCAACATGACTGAAAGCCAAATGGGTGAAAAGGCTACAACAGAGTATGATTATTCCACAGAACCAGATTATGGCTTGTATGAACAAAGTTGCAATAAGACCAACAATCGTACTTTCAGAGCCTGGTTCCTGCCCACCATCTACACCATCATCTGCCTCCTGGCTCTCATGGGGAACTTTCTGGTCATCCTGACCTACCTTTACTTCAAGAGGCTGAAGACAATGACAGATGTTTACCTGTTCAATCTGGCCATGGCTGACCTGCTGTTTGCCATTTCTCTCCCCTTCTGGGCAGCTAGTTTCATGAGTACGTGGCATTTGGGTTTGTATCCATGCAAAGCCATGTTCACCATCTACAAGGTCAGCTTCTTCAGTGGCATGTTCCTCCTCACCTGCATCAGTATTGATCGCTATTTCTCCATAACGAAGGCTGTTTCTGCTCATCGCTGTCGCTCCAGCGCAGTCTACTATGGTCAGGTGTCTTCTCTGGTCACCTGGGTGATGGCGGTCGTCTTTTCTGTACCTGACATAGTTTTCGCTGAAATCAATAGCAGGGGCACCTGTTCAGCAAATGTCAACTATCAGGACTACCATGTTAAGATGGTGATAAGTCAGATGGTCTTGGGTTTTATCATCCCAGCAGTCGTCATGGGGTTCTGTTACTTCTGCATCATTAAAACCCTCATGCAGGCCAAGAACTTTGAGAGAAATAAAGCCTTCAAGGTAATCATTGCAGTGGTCGTTGTCTTCGTGTTCAGTCAGCTACCCTACAATGTAGTCATGGGAATTTCTGCCCAGCAAACAACAGATTGTGCCAAGGACAATATTCGTCTTTTTGCGATGGATGTGACCATGGCTGTGGCCTTCTTGCGCTGCTGTGTGAACCCATTCCTGTACGCCTTTATTGGGGTTAAGTTTCGCAATGATCTCCTGAAGCTTTTGAAAGACCTGGGATGTCTCAGAACGAGCCACTTAATGTACACCCACTGCGGGAGACGAAGATCTTCTGTCGGCCTGGACACAGAAACCACCACAACCTTTTCTCCATGA